A window from Chaetodon trifascialis isolate fChaTrf1 chromosome 5, fChaTrf1.hap1, whole genome shotgun sequence encodes these proteins:
- the LOC139331485 gene encoding uncharacterized protein gives MAQLRSLHVSVGILGISGGSLLLLVNNYASSPEKDFIPHTALGILLLIIAALLAYAGICHSLSHAQLFSSLCLTVSALWCGSGLVYILVGQGVLQPTELRSSLVPGLAAFTLALLIIGGVAVIVKKTVLFLLAVGISLACAHQIAGLSAAGFGQSATAANYLLVCLVGVYFGFGRLLSTITRGKVEPPGTGLKSKAELKTEQKQGCGDALSVGLVMNLLSASVLACPLLGVVPQLSIGHVPWLWTAGVFQLAMCVLFYRALDTLAATFYGFTALLKFAEGYSAFLSLYSIQPYSPVPFPVVFSVLFAVLALFSCQKSLLEGLYQLFFVAYCIAIAAQPQGFFQGGTQGVQGAIFVISAGMLLITTFNMVSTTMIPTGQGYFKALVTRMQPLTFRAHDKELHAPHLGYSKYADAEVLGHACSVLAAFAITATVGDRNPLSVLVLPWVVVAGGMLQLLCGSVAFARGKTFESTVFILYGVMWTVWGLTRYGGLYGETRGFHLAVGIISFMLFNVLVTAAALFLNVAWFAYALTFQLILISFLLHAVSALPYGYDIGVTIIFGLVSFYCFLAHIFNSTFQSPQIPLGKPLIKLSGVGGGTHICPHVPARKATSVQQIAEIMKNGGICGMPTDTVYVLVAACNRPEAVIRAYKVKKQAQDRPMSLWISSIKQLQPVRHLLSPLLLDFMEAAWPSSISMVIPRGPWMDTFGLGDAAKHIGTPQSIAIRNPDCAVATHLINLVGPIAVTSANPTGEADTTHHNQVYAKLGNKVDGVLCDGASPENIASTVVDCTKIETGHIGFFRVGLIPKSKVLQIFEEVQRRHRHGHGQTNPAFEYDLHLPDTQSDTSSGSAVSTASTVSPEQSPVLRNGS, from the exons ATGGCTCAGCTTCGCTCTCTGCACGTGTCCGTCGGCATACTGGGCATCTCTGGAG GTTCTCTCCTGCTTTTGGTGAACAACTATGCCAGCTCACCTGAAAAAGACTTCATCCCCCACACTGCACTGGGGATTCTGCTCCTCATCATTGCAGCCCTCTTAGCTTATGCAG gtATCTGTCACAGTCTGTCCCACGCCCagctcttctcctctctgtgtctgactgtCTCTGCCCTGTGGTGTGGTTCAGGTCTAGTGTACATCTTGGTGGGGCAGGGGGTGCTGCAGCCCACAGAGCTGAGATCCTCTCTGGTCCCGGGCCTGGCAGCATTCACCTTAGCCCTGCTAATCATAGGCGGCGTGGCAGTCATAGTGAAGAAAACAGTTCTGTTTCTCTTAGCCGTTGGCATTAGCTTAGCATGTGCCCATCAAATTGCCGGTTTGTCAGCGGCAGGTTTTGGTCAGTCTGCCACAGCTGCTAACTACCTTCTCGTCTGTCTGGTGGGTGTTTACTTTGGGTTTGGACGCCTGCTGTCCACCATCACTCGCGGTAAAGTGGAGCCTCCAGGAACAGGCCTGAAGAGCAAAGCTgagctgaaaacagagcagaaacagggCTGTGGTGATGCACTGTCAGTAGGTCTGGTGATGAACttgctgtctgcctctgtgctaGCCTGTCCCCTCTTAGGTGTGGTCCCCCAGCTCTCCATCGGTCACGTCCCCTGGCTGTGGACAGCTGGAGTCTTCCAGCTCGCCATGTGTGTCCTCTTCTACCGAGCCTTGGACACACTGGCTGCCACGTTCTACGGCTTCACCGCTCTGCTGAAATTTGCTGAGGGCTACAGTGCTTTCCTATCATTGTACTCAATTCAGCCTTACTCCCCTGTCCCCTTTcctgttgtcttctctgtgctttTCGCCGTCCTGGCTCTGTTCAGTTGCCAGAAGAGCTTACTGGAGGGACTCTACCAGTTATTCTTTGTAGCTTACTGTATCGCCATCGCAGCCCAGCCACAAGGCTTTTTCCAAGGAGGCACACAGGGTGTGCAGGGAGCTATATTTGTAATCTCTGCCGGCATGCTTTTAATTACCACATTTAATATGGTCTCAACTACAATGATTCCCACAGGGCAGGGCTACTTCAAAGCTTTAGTAACCCGGATGCAACCTCTCACTTTCAGAGCCCATGATAAAGAGCTCCATGCACCTCACCTGGGCTACTCCAAGTATGCAGATGCAGAGGTGTTAGGTCACGCCTGCAGTGTGCTGGCTGCTTTTGCCATCACAGCCACAGTTGGTGACAGAAACCCTCTGTCTGTGCTGGTTCTGCCCTGGGTGGTGGTGGCTGGAGGGatgctccagctgctctgcgGTTCAGTAGCTTTCGCCCGAGGTAAAACCTTTGAGAGCACAGTTTTTATTCTCTACGGGGTGATGTGGACAGTGTGGGGGCTCACACGATATGGCGGCCTGTACGGTGAAACCAGAGGCTTTCATCTGGCTGTCGGCATCATTAGCTTCATGCTGTTTAACGTTTTAGTGACAGCTGCAGCGCTGTTTCTAAATGTCGCCTGGTTTGCTTATGCCCTCACCTTCCAGCTCATACTTATTAGCTTCCTGCTGCACGCAGTAAGTGCGCTGCCTTATGGTTATGACATAGGAGTCACCATCATCTTTGGTCTCGTCAGTTTTTATTGCTTCCTGGCGCACATTTTCAACAGTACTTTCCAGTCCCCCCAAATCCCCTTAGGAAAACCTTTAATTAAGCTGAGTGGGGTCGGAGGAGGCACACATATCTGTCCACATGTACCAGCCCGCAAGGCCACATCTGTCCAGCAGATTGCAG AGATCATGAAAAATGGTGGCATATGTGGAATGCCTACTGACACAGTCTATGTGCTGGTGGCAGCTTGCAACAGGCCCGAAGCAGTTATCCGAGCTTACAA GGTGAAGAAGCAGGCGCAGGACAGACCCATGTCCCTGTGGATCTCCTCCATCAAGCAGCTGCAGCCGGTGCGACACTTGCTGAGCCCTCTGCTCCTAGACTTCATGGAGGCTGCATGGCCCTCCTCCATTAGCATGGTTATACCCAGAG GCCCATGGATGGACACCTTTGGTTTAGGAGATGCTGCCAAACACATAGGCACTCCACAAAGCATTGCCATCAGAAACCCAGACTGTGCTGTGGCCACACACCTCATTAATCTG GTGGGGCCCATCGCTGTAACATCAGCCAACCCTACAGGCGAGGCAGACACAACTCACCACAACCAAGTTTATGCCAAGCTGGGCAACAAG GTGGATGGAGTGTTATGTGATGGAGCCTCCCCAGAGAACATTGCATCCACTGTGGTCGACTGCACAAAGATTGAAACAGGCCATATTGGTTTCTTCAGAGTGGGTCTCATTCCTAAATCTAAG GTTCTACAAATCTTTGAGGAGGTTCAGAGGCGACACCGACACGGGCACGGGCAGACGAATCCTGCTTTTGAGTATGATCTGCATCTGCCAGACACACAGAGCGACACAAGTTCAGGAAGCGCAGTCTCAACGGCATCTACAGTTTCACCTGAACAAAGTCCAGTCCTCAGAAATGGGTCGTAG